The genomic interval AAGGCACAGCAGAAGCAGGGCGGCACACCAGCAGGTACACGCTATTCGCAGCTGTTCACCTGATGCAGGATCCACTCTGCCGCTCCCTGCAGGTCTGGCGCAACGTGGTCCGGAGGATGTTGCTGTATCTCGGCGGAATCCAGCATCTCCGGTTTCACATGCCCGCTCAGCACCAGCACCGTCTTTACTCTCGCCGCGCGTCCTGCCACAATGTCACGCCACGAATCACCCACAAACACCGAACGCTCCAGCGCGATGCCGTGTGCCTGCGCCGCTCTCAGCAGCAACCCCGGTCTGGGCTTTCGGCAGTCGCAGTTGTCGGCGTCGTCGTGCGGACAGTAGTAGAAGGCGTCAATACGTGCTCCGTATTCACCCAGCATCTGCTGGAGCCGCTCGCTAATCTGCTCCAGGGTTTGCATGGTGTACAGCCCTCGTGCCACCCCCGACTGGTTGGAGCAAACGATGACAGGCACCCCCGCCGCATTGAAACGGGCTATCGCCTCTGCCGAGGAGGGAATCAGTTGCAACTCCTCCGGTCGCGTGACAAACTCCACCGGATCCACGTTAATCACGCCGTCTCTGTCCAAAAACACGGCAGGACGAGCCTTTTTTTCGCTCAACCGTTCACCTCCTTTTGCTGTTCTCCACAAGGACTATATCGGAGCTGAGGGCGAATCGTCAAGAGGATACCACAGGCGGAGGTGAGCTCGGATGGCACTGCGTGTGCTGATCGGCACTTCTGGCTGGAGTTACGATCACTGGCGCGGTATCTTCTACCCCCCCGAGCTGGAGCGCAAAGGGTGGCTTGCCTTCTACGCGCGGGTGTTTCCTACAGTGGAGATTAACAGCAGCTTCTACCGTTTGCCTTTTGAAAACATGGTGCTCCGCTGGTACCAGCACACGCCGGAAAGCTTTGTGTTTGCTGCCAAGTTTTCGAGACTGGCGACACATGTACAACGCCTGCGTGATTGTCAGGGAATCGTGCAGCGTTGGCTGGAGCGTGTCCGTTTGCTGGAAAATAAACTGGGTGTGGTGCTGGTGCAGTTGCCTCCCGGATTGCACAGGGATGTCCCGTTGCTGGAGCAATTTCTTCACCTGTTCCCCGAAGGGATTCACGTCGCGGTAGAGTTTCGCCATCCTTCATGGGAGTGCGATGAGGTGTACCAGATGCTCCGCACGCTGGGTGTGGCGCACTGTACCATCAGCTATCCCCGCTACCCGACGGACTGGACGGTGACCGCCCCATTTGCCTATGTGCGCATGCACGGCGTGACGCGGGCGTACGACTACTGTTACAACACCGAAGAACTGCGCGAACTCGCCAGACACATTCGGCATCTGCTTCGCGAGGTCGACCGGGTGTTCGTGTATTTCAACAACGATACCAGCGGCTACGCCCCCGATAACGCCCGCCAGCTGCAAACTATCCTTGCGATGGAATCGGAGGTTGCAGGAACCTGACCGGTGGAAGCGAATAGCCATATCATCAACGGGCAAGGAGGAAGGATGAAGTTGCGAACGGAATGGTTGTTTGTGCTTGTGTTTGTGCTGGCACTCGCGCTACCCGGCGAATCGAAACGCCGTCTGAGCGTCACCCACCTTCTCACGGAGTGGCTGGAAAACCCGCTGGGGATTGATACCCCTCAACCGCACTTCAGCTGGCAGATACAACATGCCGACCGGGGTGCCAGCCAGAGCGCGTACCAGATACAGGTCGCCAGCAGACCGGAGCTGCTGCGCGATGGCAAGGCGGACATGTGGGACAGTGGCAGGGTGGATTCGCCGCAGAGCCTGCACATCCGATATGAAGGAAAACCTCTGCAGAGCCGAACCACCTACTACTGGCGCGTGCGAGTGTGGGACCACAACGGCGTGACCAGTGCCTACAGCCAGCCCGCCACCTTCGAAACCGCCCTGATGGACGCCAGCGAATGGCAGGCAAAGTGGGTTGTCGTGCCACGAGGGGGTGGAAACGGCTGGCACTCGCAGTTTGCGGATAGAGTGGACGTTACCAAGTGGGTTCAGATAGACCTGCGCCAGCCGGTGGAGTTCCAGCGGGTGGTGCTTTACCCCGCCAGACCGCACAACTGGGTGCGCGACGAACCCGGCTTCGGCTTTCCGGTGCGTTTCCGCCTCGAAGCCAGCGATGAACCCGATTTTGTTCAGCCGCGTCTCCTTGCCGACTACACACAAGCCGACGTGCCGAACCCGGGCGCAGGTCCGTTTCCCATCGACGTGGGCAATCAAAAAGCGCGCTACGTGCGACTGGTCATCACCAAACTGCACCATCCCGCCGATACGCGCCCGCTGGCAGCGCTTGCGGAAATGGAGGTGCTCGACTCCGGAGGCAACAACCTCGCCCTCCACGCTGCCGTGACCACCGACAGCTGGAACATGGACAGCATCGAAGAGAACGACTGGAGCCGGGCGATGCTCACCGATGGGATACGCGAATCGCGTCCTTCAGACAGGTTTGCCCCCATGTTGCGGCGCGAGTTCAAGGTGAACGGAAGGGTCAGGCGGGCTCGCGCCTACGTGACCGGTCTGGGCTACTACGAGCTTTACCTCAATGGACAGAAAGTGGGCGACCGCGTGCTCGACCCACCTTACACCAACTTCCACAAGCGCATCTACTACAGCACGTATGATGTCACTCCCCTGCTGCGGCGGGGCGATAACTGCGTGGGCGCACTGCTGGGCAACGGCTGGTGGAAAGGCAAACCCCACTTCCTGTTACAGATGTATATCGAATACACCGACGGCACGGAGCAGATAATCACCAGCGACGGAGAGTGGCGCTGGGCGAAAAGCCCCATTCTGGACAACAGCCTGTATCACGGTGAAACCGTTGACGCCCGACTGGAACAGCCCCGCTGGTGCGAGCCCGGTTTTATCATGCAGGAGGGCGTTTGGCAAAAAGTGTTGGTGGGCGAAATGCCAGGGGTTACCCTTTCTGCCCAGATGATGCCGCCAATTAAGGTCACTCAAACCCTCAAGCCGAAGTGGATTAGCGAGCCGCGCCCGGGGGTGTTCGTGGTGGACTTCGGGCAGAACTTCTCGGGCTGGTGTCGGTTGCGGGTGAAGGGTGCGCCCGGAACCACCGTCACGCTCAAACACGCCGAGGTGCTTTTCGAGAACGTACTGGTCAACCAGCAGAACCTGCGCAGCGCACGAGCCACCGATACCTACATCCTGAAAGGCGACGGCGTGGAGGTCTACGAGCCCCGCTTCACCTACCACGGCTTCCGCTACGTGCAGGTAGAGGGCTACCCGGGCACTTTGACGCGCGACGACATCGAGGGACGGGTGGTGCATACCGCCTTCGAACAGCGGGGACAGTTTGAATGCTCCAACGAGTTGCTGAACCAGATCCAGCGCAACGCCCAATGGGGCTATCGCACGAACTGGCACAGCATCCCCACCGACTGTCCCCAGCGCGACGAGCGACAGGGCTGGATGGGCGATGCCCAGATGACCGCCAACATGGGGCTGTATAACTTCACCGCTGAGTCCGCTTACGTCAAGTTCCTGCGTGACATCGCGGACGCGCAGGGCGAGGACGGACGGATACCCGACACGGTGCCGCACGTGTGGGGAACCAACCCGGGCGACCCGCAGTGGGCAGGTGCCTATCTCTTCATCGCGTGGGATATGTACCGCCACACGGGCGCAAAGCACCTTCTGGAACAACACTACGAGGGCATGAAGCGTTACGTGGAGATGCTGCGGCGCGAGGCAGGCGACAGCCACATCCTCACCCGCAACAACTACGGTGACTGGGTGGCGGTGGTGGAGACCCCCAAAGACCTCATCTCCACCGGCACCTATTACCTGAGCGTGAAGACGCTGGCGGACATCGCGCAGGTGCTGGGCAAGTGGTCGGACGAACGTGAGTATCGCGCCCTGTGTGAACGCATCGCCGATGCCTTTCACAGGCGATTCTGGAGCGCGGAAACCGGTTACTACGGCAACGGCAGCCAGTTCTCCAACATCTTCCCGCTGTATCTCGGCATCGTGCCCAAAGAGCACCAGCAGAAGGTGCTGGAGCACGTGATACACGACATCACGGTGAACCACAAAGGGCACCTCAGCACGGGCTTCATCGGCACGCGCTACCTGCTGGACACTTTGACCATGTATGGGCGAGCAGACATCGCGTATCTGGTGGCGTCGCAGGATACCTACCCCAGCTGGGGCTACATGGTGCGTATGGGTGCGACCACGATATGGGAGCTGTGGAAGTACGAGGTGGGACCTGGCATGAACTCGCACAACCATCCCGCCTTTGGACTGGTCAGCGGGTGGTTCTATGAGGCACTGGCAGGGCTTCGCCCCGACCCCGTGCGGGGGGACTGGGAGCATTTCACCGTGCGTCCGCACGCCGTCGGAGACCTGCGCTGGGCACAGGCTTCCGCAGACACCATGCGCGGCAAAGTAGCGGTGCGCTGGGAGAAACGTCCCGATGCTTTCCTGCTGAGCGTGGTCGTGCCTGTGAACAGTTCAGCGACGGTGTACATTCCCAAAGCGGGCATCGCCACACCCGCCCTCATCGAGGCAGAAGGTAGAGTGTGGAGCAAAGGCTCATTCAACCCCAAGGTGCCCGGTGTGAAAAGCGCACGTGACGAGGGCGAGTGGATGGTGGTGGAGATTGGCTCTGGCGACTATCATTTCAAGCTACACGCAGACAGATGAATAGTTGCCGTCCCGCAGAAGGTGTGATATAATCGGTGAAACTGCGGGAGGTGCTACCATGGAGGAGCAGCAACAGTCGCAGTCGGAACAGACCACGCAGGAGCAGGCACGCCAGGAGCCGGTGGATGTATTGACGGTTGCTTTGTGGATGATTGAGGAAATGCAGGCTCAGGCGTGGATTAAAATGGGGTTATGGAAAGACCCTGTGCTGGGGGAATTACGTACGGACCTGCCGCAGGCAAAAATCGCCATCGATTGCGTGGCGGCGCTGGCGGAAGTGCTGAAACCGCATATCTCGGACTCCCAGCGCCGCGATTTAGAGCGATTGCTTACTGATTTGAGGCTCAATTTCGTGCAGCGCAGGGCAGCGGGAGAGTAGCCGAACACACGGAGGGCGAGGCTCCCTCCGTGCCGTTGACACCAGCAACGTGGCGCATAGTGCTGGCGCCACTGCACTGCGAAGTGAAAAGAGGTAGAGAGGAGGCGACCATGCATCGTTCGCAAGAAGGCGCGGAAGTTCGCTGGTTACGCGCGCAATGGACACGCTATTATCTCATCCGACACTGTTATCTGTGGGCGGTTCGCGGGGTCAGGGCGTTTACCGCATGGCTGAGGGATGGGATGTCTCTGGTGGCGCATTGGGTTCTGGAGCGCACCGACCCTCTGGCGCAGTGCCAGCGCCAGCGCGAACAGTTCCTTGCCTTTTATGAACAGTACGAGCAGCTGGTCGATGTGCTGTGCTGGGCGGCGCGCGACACCGTGCATGACGGCTGCGACGAGAAGTACCAGCAGGTAAGGGACTGGATGTTGAAACACTACGCCCCTGTGCGTCGCGCGATGGCTCCCGTCATCCGGCAGGTGCTTGCCGAAGCAGATGGAAACCCGCAGGAAGACCCCTTTGAGAAGCTGTTCGCGCCCGCGCACGTGATGCAGGTTATCGAAAGCGACGGGGGCGACCTGCTGGGGCGCATTATCCTCACGCGCGACATCGTGGCTCGCTATGACGCTCATCTGCGGGCGAAGATAGAAAAGTACACCAGGCAGGTAGTTCACTGAGATGCGGATACGCCCCTTTCGCATCGAAGACCAGCAGGCTGTTCTGACGCTGTGGAACCAATGCATGGGAGAGGCATTCCCGCTGGATGCCCCGCTGTTTGAGCAGAACGTGCTGCGGGATGCCCATTTCGATCCCGAAGCGGTGTGGGTAGCGGAAGACGTAACGGGCAAACTGCTGGCTTACGCACACGCCAGGGTATGCAAAGAGCCGCTTGGCTCGGCGGGCATGATGCCCGAACAGGGCTGGATCGGCGCGCTGGCGTTCGTGCCCGACGAGCAGGGTCAACAGGCGGCGCGCCAGCTGCTGCAAACCGCGCTGGACTGGCTGAAGAAGCAGGGCAGGAAGCGGGTGAACTACGGCTCCGACCCCGCGCACTTTTTCCCCGGCGTGCCGGCGGAACAAACGCTGCATCAGCAGCTGCTGCGGGAAGCAGGCTTCGCTATCAGCGAGCACGTGGCGGTGGATTTGGTGCGCGAGCTGGCAGACTATCGCGTGCCCGAAGAGGTGGAGGCAAACCTGCATCGCCTGCGCGGGGAGTACGTCATTCGTAACTGCACTCAGGAAGACGTGCCCGCCCTGCTCCTTTTCTTGCAGAAGGAGTTTCCGGGCAGGTGGTACTACGAAACCGTCAAGCGGCTGGAGGTGGAGGATACCCCGCGTGACATCCTTATCCTCGTGCAGGGCGACGAGGTGGTGGGCTTCTGCCACACCTTCCATCGCGGCTCCAAACGCATCGGTCCTTCCATCTACTGGCGCAAACTGCTGGGTGAGGCGTATGGGGGACTGGGGCCTATCGGTCTGGCGGAGAGCACGCGGGGCAAAGGTCTGGGGCTGGCGTTGCTGTGCAAGGGCGTGGAATATGTGCAGCAGCAGGGGGCGCAACGCATGGCAATTGACTGGACGGATTTGGTGGACTTCTACGGCAAAATCGGCTTCCGTGTGTGGAAGCGGTATCACTCCTCCTCGCGAAACCTGTAGGGGCGACCCAGTGGGGCGCCCCAGTCTTCACTTTTGCGGTGAGCTAGCCGTTCACCACGCTTAGTCCGCCCCACGCCGTCAGGAAGTTCTGGGCTATCGTGAGCGTCAGGCTGTCCACCGAGCTGCGATTCGCGCCGTTAAACACGGAACACCCGCAGATTTACCCGTCTTCCGCCTCTTCTCGTTCCACCCATACGAAGCGCGGTACCTTCGCCCCGGCGAAGTTCAGCTCCACCAGCCGCCGGAACAACTGCTCTTCCATCACCTGCTCCGCAAGGTCACGGCGCAGGGCGCGAAAATAGAGCTGCATCACCCGATAATGCACCCTGCCCAGCGCAAGCGAGCCGGTTCGCATCCCTTCGTCCGTTGCCAGCGTCTGCCCCAGAATGGCGCGGGCGATTTCGCGGTTGTGGAACTGCACCGCCTGCAGGTACGCCGCCCCGATGGGCGACCTGCCCTCCATGAGCTCGATCTGCACGTCCTCGGGTAACACCACCGCCGTCTCCTGCTGGATGCGGTCCAGCACCCGCAGCAGCTCGCGCCGCTCCTCTTCGGGCACGTGCCGGGGCACCACCCCCTTCACCGTTGGCGCGCCGAACTTCTCCAGCGACAGCAACCAGAACTTCAGCAACAGCTGCTTCGCCCACCAGTGCTTGTATGCCGACCGCAGGTCGCTGCGCCCGTACGGCGACTCGTAGCGGCTGTTGTAGGCATACAGCACGAACTTCTCGGCGGGAAGCGGCTGCTCTTGCCCTCCCGGCATCCGCAGATACAGCGACTTCAGGTTGCGGTATTCGTCGATCTCCAGCCGAAACAGGCGTGGAGGCTTGCTCTTGATGCTTTGCCAGATGACCCTGCCGCGCCAGGGATCTTGCTCGCACAGCGAGTAGTTAATCTCCTGCACGGAGTAGCCGTGAGCCAGCGCGTCCAGCGCGTTTAGCAGGATGCGTGTTACCGAGCCGCGTAGCTGCCCCAGCGCGAAGCGCACCAGCTCCGCCGCCTGCTGCGATGGCTCGTCCTCGCCGTCCGGCACCACCTGCCAGTCCGCATCCAGAATGCCGAACTTCTTGGTGGTCAGCGCGGACTGCACCTGCGCGTCGGTGAGCATCTCGTCGTACACCCGCTCGCCGCGCGTGCGTAACAGGTCGTCTTCGTCCACAGCGGTGCCTGAACGAAAAGCGGCGGTGATTTCCACCGCCGCCTGCTCTCTATCCAGCCCGCGCCGCCGCACGCGACGCCACCACGATGAGATGTCCAATCTCTTCACCTCCTGCACGATTTTTGCTGGCACCCTGTCCCCCCGCGAACGCCGCGACAAGTACTCCCTCGCCTGTGGTTCAAGAAAGGAGGTAGGCAACACTACCGGCTGTGCCTAAACGGTACTATTGCCCCCGGATTCGTTCTATCGCCTGAACGAGCGCTCTCCTGACCGACCCAACCGTCTCTTGGTCGGCTCTCTGCTCCAGTTCTGGCAGTATCCTGATCGTGCCCGAACTCTCAATCGCTTTGGCAGCCGAGTAACGCACGTTCGCGTCCGGGTGCTTCAATAGATTCATCAGCGCCGCCTCAGCGCGCGCATCCCTTAAATAGCCCAGTGCATCGGCGACAGCGGCGAGAAATTCGCTCTCTTGCTGCAAATCCGCAGCGGCTATCAGGGCATCCACCGCCTCCGGGCTACCA from Bacillota bacterium carries:
- the gmhB gene encoding D-glycero-beta-D-manno-heptose 1,7-bisphosphate 7-phosphatase, which encodes MSEKKARPAVFLDRDGVINVDPVEFVTRPEELQLIPSSAEAIARFNAAGVPVIVCSNQSGVARGLYTMQTLEQISERLQQMLGEYGARIDAFYYCPHDDADNCDCRKPRPGLLLRAAQAHGIALERSVFVGDSWRDIVAGRAARVKTVLVLSGHVKPEMLDSAEIQQHPPDHVAPDLQGAAEWILHQVNSCE
- a CDS encoding DUF72 domain-containing protein; the encoded protein is MALRVLIGTSGWSYDHWRGIFYPPELERKGWLAFYARVFPTVEINSSFYRLPFENMVLRWYQHTPESFVFAAKFSRLATHVQRLRDCQGIVQRWLERVRLLENKLGVVLVQLPPGLHRDVPLLEQFLHLFPEGIHVAVEFRHPSWECDEVYQMLRTLGVAHCTISYPRYPTDWTVTAPFAYVRMHGVTRAYDYCYNTEELRELARHIRHLLREVDRVFVYFNNDTSGYAPDNARQLQTILAMESEVAGT
- a CDS encoding family 78 glycoside hydrolase catalytic domain, producing the protein MKLRTEWLFVLVFVLALALPGESKRRLSVTHLLTEWLENPLGIDTPQPHFSWQIQHADRGASQSAYQIQVASRPELLRDGKADMWDSGRVDSPQSLHIRYEGKPLQSRTTYYWRVRVWDHNGVTSAYSQPATFETALMDASEWQAKWVVVPRGGGNGWHSQFADRVDVTKWVQIDLRQPVEFQRVVLYPARPHNWVRDEPGFGFPVRFRLEASDEPDFVQPRLLADYTQADVPNPGAGPFPIDVGNQKARYVRLVITKLHHPADTRPLAALAEMEVLDSGGNNLALHAAVTTDSWNMDSIEENDWSRAMLTDGIRESRPSDRFAPMLRREFKVNGRVRRARAYVTGLGYYELYLNGQKVGDRVLDPPYTNFHKRIYYSTYDVTPLLRRGDNCVGALLGNGWWKGKPHFLLQMYIEYTDGTEQIITSDGEWRWAKSPILDNSLYHGETVDARLEQPRWCEPGFIMQEGVWQKVLVGEMPGVTLSAQMMPPIKVTQTLKPKWISEPRPGVFVVDFGQNFSGWCRLRVKGAPGTTVTLKHAEVLFENVLVNQQNLRSARATDTYILKGDGVEVYEPRFTYHGFRYVQVEGYPGTLTRDDIEGRVVHTAFEQRGQFECSNELLNQIQRNAQWGYRTNWHSIPTDCPQRDERQGWMGDAQMTANMGLYNFTAESAYVKFLRDIADAQGEDGRIPDTVPHVWGTNPGDPQWAGAYLFIAWDMYRHTGAKHLLEQHYEGMKRYVEMLRREAGDSHILTRNNYGDWVAVVETPKDLISTGTYYLSVKTLADIAQVLGKWSDEREYRALCERIADAFHRRFWSAETGYYGNGSQFSNIFPLYLGIVPKEHQQKVLEHVIHDITVNHKGHLSTGFIGTRYLLDTLTMYGRADIAYLVASQDTYPSWGYMVRMGATTIWELWKYEVGPGMNSHNHPAFGLVSGWFYEALAGLRPDPVRGDWEHFTVRPHAVGDLRWAQASADTMRGKVAVRWEKRPDAFLLSVVVPVNSSATVYIPKAGIATPALIEAEGRVWSKGSFNPKVPGVKSARDEGEWMVVEIGSGDYHFKLHADR
- a CDS encoding DUF1844 domain-containing protein, which translates into the protein MEEQQQSQSEQTTQEQARQEPVDVLTVALWMIEEMQAQAWIKMGLWKDPVLGELRTDLPQAKIAIDCVAALAEVLKPHISDSQRRDLERLLTDLRLNFVQRRAAGE
- a CDS encoding GNAT family N-acetyltransferase — translated: MRIRPFRIEDQQAVLTLWNQCMGEAFPLDAPLFEQNVLRDAHFDPEAVWVAEDVTGKLLAYAHARVCKEPLGSAGMMPEQGWIGALAFVPDEQGQQAARQLLQTALDWLKKQGRKRVNYGSDPAHFFPGVPAEQTLHQQLLREAGFAISEHVAVDLVRELADYRVPEEVEANLHRLRGEYVIRNCTQEDVPALLLFLQKEFPGRWYYETVKRLEVEDTPRDILILVQGDEVVGFCHTFHRGSKRIGPSIYWRKLLGEAYGGLGPIGLAESTRGKGLGLALLCKGVEYVQQQGAQRMAIDWTDLVDFYGKIGFRVWKRYHSSSRNL
- a CDS encoding DUF935 domain-containing protein, which produces MDISSWWRRVRRRGLDREQAAVEITAAFRSGTAVDEDDLLRTRGERVYDEMLTDAQVQSALTTKKFGILDADWQVVPDGEDEPSQQAAELVRFALGQLRGSVTRILLNALDALAHGYSVQEINYSLCEQDPWRGRVIWQSIKSKPPRLFRLEIDEYRNLKSLYLRMPGGQEQPLPAEKFVLYAYNSRYESPYGRSDLRSAYKHWWAKQLLLKFWLLSLEKFGAPTVKGVVPRHVPEEERRELLRVLDRIQQETAVVLPEDVQIELMEGRSPIGAAYLQAVQFHNREIARAILGQTLATDEGMRTGSLALGRVHYRVMQLYFRALRRDLAEQVMEEQLFRRLVELNFAGAKVPRFVWVEREEAEDG